The Halostagnicola kamekurae sequence GGCGGTATTCAAAAGAGCCAGATTATGCGAAAATCGTATCGAACGCCACGGTCCGTGTTGTTGCTGGCCCATGGTTTCGGAATGGGACTAACGAGCGACCGCGGTGCCGTGCAGGCAATTACCACACAGGAGGGCTGGGAGGACATCGGTTACGAAGTACTCGAGGGCGACTTCCGTCGAACGGGTGAACCAGTATCCATCCGTCGCCCACAGGTACACTCGCCACACCCACTCTCTGATGACCCGGAGGCAAAACCGTTCGTCGGATTCGATACGTTCGAGCGGAAAGAAGACGAATTGAACGCCGTTGCTGATGCCATTGCGGTAGACGTAAAAGAGCATGGACTCGAACCCGAACACGTCCTCGCGATCCCACTTGGCTCGATTACCGATATCCGATCGATCGGGCAGCGACTAACCGATCTGCTCGCAGAACGCTCTGTCGACGGCAATCTCGTTTGGGACGGCAACAAGAGCGTCTTCGCTGAACAGGGTGCAGTAACAATTTCCGGGATCAACCGTGCGAAAGGAAACGAAGCGGCGTCCGTCTACTTGCTAAATCTCGAGTACCTGGAGAACCCTTACTGGCACGATAACCGTGTTAGCCCGCGAAACGAGGCGTTCGTTGGTTTGACCCGAACTCGAGCGTGGTGCCAACTTACTGGAACTGGTAGCGGGAACGGAATATTCAGAGAACTCAACCAACTCATTACCGCTGTTACTGACGAAGACCCGGTGCTAACATTCCCTGCACCAAATCCGACCAATCTCGAGAACGAAATCGGAAATGACGAGACGATAGCAACGTCGTTCGACCAGTTCTAACGGACCAACACACCATCACAACGCTTTTATCCTGCTCGGGATAATCCGTATCTACGATGGTAGGTGTCCGCTTTACAGGGGCTTTCGCCCACTTCTAACCCTCACCTACCGCTCGCTGTGTCGGCCTCACCTCACAGCAGAGCGGCACACGCGGATGCCCGACCGAACTTCTCGCAGTTACGGAAGTTCACCAGTCAACAATAGCCACAGCCATGTCAGAACCAGATCCACAATCACAGTCATCGGAACAGATCAGCGTCGTACTACCGGACGGGTCGGAACTCGAGGTCGACGCCGGCGCGACGGTCGAGGACTGCGCCTACGAGATCGGCCCCGGACTCGGCCGGGACACGGTCGCCGGAAAACTCGACGGCGACCTCGTCGCCAAGGAGGAACCTGCCTACGACGGCGCGGCACTCGAGATCATCACCGAGGGATCGGACGAGTCCCTCCGGGTCATGCGCCACTCGGCGGCCCACTGTCTCGCACAGGCGGTCGAACGGCTCTACGACGAGCCGAAACTCGCCATCGGCCCGCCGACGGACGACGGCTTTTACTACGACTTCGACGACCTCGACGTCGACGAATCGGACTTAGCGGAGATCGAGGCGGAGATGGAGGCAATCGTCGACGCGGACTACGAGATCGAACGCGAGGAAGTCTCAGTCGAGGAGGCCCGAGAACGGCTTGCCGACCAGCCCTACAAACTCGAGCTCCTCTCCGAACTCGCCGAGGAGGGCGAGCGTGTCACTTTCTACAGTCAGGGCGAGTGGGAGGACCTCTGTGCCGGCCCCCACGTCGAGTCGACGGGCGAGATCGGCGCGGTGAAACTGCTCGAGATCGCGGGCGCGTACTGGCGCGGCGACGAGGAGAACCCGATGCAGACCCGCATCTACGGCACCGCCTTCGAGGACGAGTCCGACCTCGAGGCGTACTTACAGCGCCTCGAGGAGGCCGAAGAGCGCGACCACCGCAAGATCGGCAACGAGATGAACCTCTTCTCGATTCAGGACGTGACCGGCCCCGGCCTGCCGCTGTATCACCCGCCGGGGAAGACGATCCTGCGAGAGCTCGAGTCCTTCGTCGAAGACCTCAACGAGGACGCGGGCTACGACTACGTCGAGACGCCCCACGTCTTCAAGACGGACCTCTGGCACCGCTCGGGCCATTACGAGAACTACGAGGACGACATGTTCATCTTCGACGTGGGCGACGACGAGTTCGGCCTGAAGCCGATGAACTGTCCCGGCCACGCCGCCATCTTTCAGGACCAGTCCTGGAGTTATCGCGACATGCCGATCCGGTACGCGGAGAACGGGAAGGTGTATCGCAAGGAACAACGGGGCGAACTCTCCGGCCTGTCTCGCGTCTGGGCGTTCACCATCGACGACGGTCACCTGTTCGTCGAACCGGAAGGGATCGAACACGAGGTCGAGACGGTCATCGACATGATCACGGACGTCCTCGAGACGTTCGACCTCGAGTACGAGATGGCGCTTGCAACGCGTCCCGAAAAGAGCGTCGGCAGCGACGAAATCTGGGAGAAAGCCCAGTCTCAGCTCCGGTCGGTGCTTGAGCACCGAAACCTCGAGTACGACGTCGAGGAGGGCGACGGCGCGTTCTACGGCCCGAAGATCGACTTCGCGTTCGAGGACGCCATCGGCCGTCACTGGGACGGCCCGACGGTCCAGCTCGATTTCAACATGCCCGAGCGGTTCGACCTCTCCTACGTCGGCGAGGACAACGAGGAACACCGCCCGGTCATGATCCATCGGGCCCTCTACGGCTCGTACGAGCGCTTTTTCATGATGCTCATCGAGCACTACGAGGGCAACTTCCCGCTCTGGCTCGCCCCCGAACAGGTTCGCGTGCTTCCGATTTCGGATTCGAATCTCGGCTACGCCCACCGCGTCGCCAACGAGTTCGACGAGTTCCGCGTCGAGGTCGACGACCGGGACTCGACGCTCGAGCGGAAGATCCGCGCGGCCCACGACGACCGGGTCCCCTACCAGATCATCGTCGGCGACGACGAGGAGGAAGACGGGAACATCTCGGTTCGCGACCGCTTCGAGGACCAGGAGTACGACGTCGATGTCGACGCGTTCCGGGCCCACCTCGAGGCCGAACGCGGCGAGCAGCGGACGGAGCCGGATTTCCTGCAGGACGAGTAGCGTCCCAGGCCGTACTGCAGCGACGACCTCGATCTGAATCTATGTGCGCGCGATCAACAGCTGTGTACTTCATCCCTGTATGTCATACCACCATCATAATCATAGTAAAGATCGATTTTGCGTGACACACTCGGATGCGGTGGACACTCCGGTTCGGCAGGGATTGAGACGACGCCGTTTTCACCGTCGTCGGTCCGGTACTCGATAGTGCGTACCTCATCGGGGATCGGATCAGAGGTGAACTCGTGACTTTTCGTCACTTCCCACTCGTCTTCGTAGATCACTGTGCCGTTCTTCGCTCTGGCTGTAAATTCGAACGTCGTCGTCTCGTTCTCGTAATACGAATTGATAATCGTGATTCGGGCTTTGTTCTCGTATTTGTACTCCTCGTCACGAAGCACGTCCAGACAGCCGCCGGCCGTCGTGGATCCAACCACCAGTACTGTCCCGAGAAACTCACGCCGACGGTACGGTTTGGTATCAGTCATAGGCACCCAGTTGGTTGTCTCACAGTGCGCCTATCGGTCATTGTTAGTGGTGGTTTCCGAACGCAAATATACGTGTTGAAATAGATAACTGATTGAGACTAATTATTGACCGGGGCCACCGATTACAGTACGTCTTCGGCCCGAATTTCGAACGTATCTCGTTCAGTGTCGTCCTCGCCTCGAGTTTGCTGGAACCGCTGATACGCTTCGAATCGCTCCGAATTCGGCGAGATACTGAACGATGGCGGATACCCGATAGATATTCCGGTTTCGTCCGTGTTCCTTTCCAAACGTACGTGAATATGGCAGAAAGCCGCGTATACTCGACGAATTCAGGTCCTTTTTCGAGCATGATTCCAGTCGTCGCAACCGGCGTCCGATCTGTTTCATCACCGGTTAGACCGTTATCGTATGCCATGTGGTATCCGTCAACCGCGATACTGGTCATCCCGAGTATCCGCAGGCGACTATTACGCCGTCGACTTGGGAGGTCGCGACAGACTCGCCCACCGCACGGGAACCACTCACGTTCGTGATGGTCCACTACGGATATTCAATCAAAATACACATATTTGTGGGATCGTGCATATCGGTATGAACAGAGCCGAGAAAGCCGCTCTCCAGTTGCGCGCCGTCGACGTGTTGTGTATGCTCAAGGAAACCCGCACCTACGACGAACTCGAGGCCAAGACGGGCCTCCCCGCGGGCGATCTCAACCGGTACGTCAACGGCCACGTCCTGCCGGGGACCGATCGCGCTCGGGCGGTCGTCGAAGATCTCGGGAAGGACGCGATCGCCGAAGAACTCGAGGCGCGGATCCGCGTGGACGAGGAGGGATACGTCGACAACTCCGGCGTGGTCTTCGACCAGCCGTTTTTGAACCTCGCAGCGCCCGTCGTCGCCGACAGCTTCGGGTTCGATCGACCGGACGTGGTTCTGACGGCCGCCACCGACGGAATCACGCTCGCGGCGTCGTTGGCGAGCTACTACGGAACGCGGTGTGCCTACGCGAAGAAACGAAAGGAGACGGCCGTCGAGGAGTTCATCGAGGCCCGCGAACGCCTCGATTCGGGCATCGAGATCACCTACTACCTGCCCGAATCGTCGATCGACGAGGGCGAGTCGGTGCTGGTCGTCGACGATCTCATCCGCTCGGGCGAAACCCAAGAACTGCTGCTCGACATCGTCGAAACCGCCGGGGCGGAAGTCGCGGGCGTGTTCGCGCTGATCGCGGCCGGTGACGACGGCATTCGCCGGGTTCGCGGCCGGACCGAGGCAGTCGTCGACGCGCTGACCTCCGTCCACGCGTGAGGGGCTCGGTCGACTCCCACTCCCGGAGTCCCACCTGGGAATAAACAACATGATGAATCATTAGGTTTATGTGGTTCCCCGCAGACTGTGGAGGTACGACAATGACGAAGACAGTTATCCTCGGCGTGATCGGCTCCGACGCCCACGTCGTCGGCATCACGATCCTCGAGCAGGCGCTGAACGCTGCCGGATTCGACGTCGTCAACCTCGGCGTCCAGAGCTCCCAACAGGAGTTCGTCGACGCGGCAACGGATCACGACGCCGAAGCTGTACTCGTCTCGTCGCTGTACGGCCACGCCGAGCAGGACTGTCAGGGCTTTCACGAACTGGTCGCCGAGGCGGACCTCGAGGACGTGACGACCTACATCGGCGGCAATCTCTCCGTCGGTCAGACCGATTTCGAGGAGACTCGAGAGAAGTTCCGCGCGATGGGGTTCGATCGCGTCTTCAACTCCGAAACCGACCCGGAAGATGCGATCGAGGCGCTGCGTGCCGATCTCGATATCCGGCCGCCCGAATCCGAACGCGAAGGAAGCCGAACCGTCTCGGTGTAGAGTCACTGGAGAATCCGCTGTCGACTGCGTTCGCGTCGAGACACCGTTTTCAACGCGTCTCCGTCCTTACCTGACGATCGTTACGGGAACCGGCGAGCGCCGCGCGACGGTTTCGGCGACGCTTCCAAGCAGGATCCGACTCGCGCCGGTCCGGCCGTGGCTTCCGACGACGATCTGATCGGCGTCGTGTTCTTCGACGTAGTCGACGATCGACCGCGAGATGCCGCCGATGACGCGGTCCGTATCGATCTCGACGCCGCGGTCGGCGGCGAGGTCGACCGCGTCCTCGAGGATCCGGTCTGCCTGCTGTTCGTGGCGCTCGTAGATCTGTTCGTAGTTGGCCATCGCGCCGCCGTCGACGCCGGTCGCCGCGTAGAAGTCCCCGGGATCGAGGACGTGCAGCGCCGTGATCTCGGCGTCGGGAAACTCGTCGACGGCGAACTCGAGTGCGTCGACCGAACGATCCGAGTCGTCAATCGGGACGACGATACGTTTGGACATACGCGAGAGAACGCACGGGACCCAAATAAGTGTCGACCTGAATTCTCGCCCGGTGGGTAGATTCGAAACGACGCCGCACGTCGCGTCGCTCGTTCCTGAAATAGGCTCGAGGGTAGGTCGTGGCTCGAGGATTGCGTCGTGATAGAGGGCAGCGGCGCGACTCGAAATCGGCGGCGCGACTCGAAGGCGGCATCGACAGGAGGGAATCGTCCACAGAGAGAATCGTCTGCCGGAAAGCGTCGTCTGCAACGAGAAATCTCGAAAAGCGCCCGCGACGGTTACTTCGCGCCGCCGCGACCGCCGTTGTTCGACGGGCGGACCTTCTCCGCGCCCTTGCCGCGAGTGTTGAGACCGCGGTTCGACGAGCCGGCGTTAGTGAGACCGCGGAACGCGCGGTTCGTGTGGTCGTCGTCGCAGATCCAACTGAGGTCGTCGTCGTTCTCGATCGCCGGGTGGTTCGGATCGATGAGGATCGCTTCGAACCACTTCTGGCTGCCGTCTTCCCCGACCCAGTAGCTGTTGAGCACCCGCAGGTTGGGGTACTTTCGGGAGACGCGCTCTTCGCCCATCCGCTGGATGTTCTTGCGGCGACCGATCCGGTTGACGCCCTGGCGTTTCGTTCGTCGACCGGCCTTGTGTCGCTGCTTTCGGGCGGTTCCCTTTCGGACCGAGACGCGCGCGAGGACGACCCCCTGCTTGGCCTTGTAGCCGAGTTCGCGCGCCTTGTCCAGTCGCGTCGGGCGATCGATCCGCTCGATCGCGCCCTGCTCGCGCCAGTCCTGCTTGCGCTGCCACTGCAGTTCGCCGAGCTTTCCGTCGCCCGGGTTCTTCCATGCCTCCTTGATGTGGGAGTAGAAGCTTCGTGCCATTGTGTACCTGCGGGCGTTTCCTGGTTCAGAACTCGAGTCGATTCTCGCGTTCCACATCCCGACCTGTGACGTGCGTCGAACAGGTGCCCGCTGTCGCCCGCGGACCAGCGAGTCGTCTGCAACTATCCAACTTGCGAGTATAAGGGCTTCGAACCGACACGGGACGTGCGACCCACTGAACTGCGAGTCGCGGGCTCGAGTCACGCGTCCGCGTTCGAAGAAATCAGTCGACGAAGTCGATGTCTTCTTCCTCTGCGCCCTCCGGCTGGACGGCCTCGCCGTTGGGCCGGCCGTAGATCTGGGGCGATTCGACGCCGGTCACGACGATCATGGTTCGCATGCTGCCCTCGAGGCTCTCGTCGATCGAGGTCCCCCAGATGATGCGCGCGTCGGGGTCGATCCGGTCGTAGATCTCCTCGACGACGCCTTCGGCTTCTTCGATCGACATGTCGTTGCCGCCGGTGACGTTGACGAGCGCGGAGCTCGCTCCGGAAATATCGACGTCGAGCAGCGGCGAGCGCAGCGCGGTCTTGACCGAGTCCTCGGCCTTGGCTTCGGAGTCGGCCTCGCCGAGGCCGATCATCGCGACGCCGCCCCGTTCCATCACGGTGCGAACGTCGGCGAAGTCCAGGTTGACGAGCCCGGGTTTCGTGATGAGTTCCGTGATGCCCTTGACCGAGCGCATCAGGACCTCGTCGCTGACCTTGAACGCCTGTTTGACCGGCAGTTTGCCGACCGAATCGAGCAGGCGGTCGTTGGGGACGACGATGACCGTATCGGAAACGTCTCGAAGCCGCTCGAGGCCGGCTTCGGCGTTCGTTCGTCGGACTTCTCCCTCGGCGGTAAACGGCGTCGTGACGATCGAAATCGTGAGCGCGCCGGACTCTCGAGCCGCCTTCGCGACGACGGGAGCCGAACCGGTCCCGGTTCCGCCGCCCAGTCCCGCCGTGACGAACACCATGTCGGAGCCGTCGATCGCGTCGTAGATGTCCTGCTGGCTCTCGAGGGCGGCCTCTTCGCCGACCTGCGGGAGCGAGCCGGCTCCGCGGCCGCCGGTCTTTTGCTCGCCCATCAGGATCTTCGTATCTGCGTCGATTTCGACGAGGTGCTGGACGTCGGTGTTTGCCGCAACCAGTTTCGCGCCGTGGATTCCCTCCTCCCCCATTCGATTGACGGTGTTGCCGCCAGCGCCGCCACAGCCGACGACCGTAATATCAGTCTGGAGATCGTCGAGTACGTCGAGCAGTTCGTCGTCGGTCATCGTCCCCGAAGTATTGGCGTCGACGGATTCGGCCTCGTCGGGGAGATGATCAGGCTCCCCGCCCTCGGCCTCGTCGATAGCATCGTCGATTATAGAGTCCATCCTTGCCCTTGACTTAAGGACGGAGCATAATTACCTTTCCCCTACACGTCAGCCGTCTGTCTGACGCAGTAATCCGTCGTTACCTATCGCGTCGCTGATCGAGAAAGCGTCGCCTCAGTCGCGCTGTAGGGACATCGTACCGTCAGCGTACTCGAGTTACACCGGGAAGCGATCTGTTCGGTCAGTGCGAACTTCTTCAGGATTGATATCTTTCCCGTCGACGGTCACCGACGAGCCGTTCGCGAGCGCGCCGAACTTGGGCCCCTCCGGCACGCCGGCCTCGGCGGCGAGGTCCGGATCGAACGCGCGTTCCTCGGCGACGACCGCGTCGTCCTCGAGTCGAACCCGATCGTACTTCTCCTCGAGCACCTCGGCGAGCGAGTCGATCAGCGCCGGCGGGACCGTCTGCGACGGGACGGCCGCGGTCGAGCCGACTCGGCTTCCCCCGTTCTCGGTCGTGAACGCGACGGTGTTCGCCTCCACGCACCGTCGGACGCGCTCCGGATCGATGCTTTCGGCGGTATCGAGCAACGCCGTTGGGAGATCGACGACCGAGAACGCCTCGCCGTTCGCGTCGCCGTCTTCGCTGCCATTTCCGCAGCCGTCCTCGAGCGCTCCCTGCCTGTCGCCGAACCGGACTCCTTCCTCGACAGAGCCGAGTTCCGATTCGATCGCGCGGACGAGTTCGAGCGGCCGGTCGCCGACCTCTTGGAGCCACGTTTCGCTGACGATCTCGTAGCCCAACTCCTCGATGACGCGCTCGAGATCCGGCCACGTTCCCTCGAGGACGGCCAGGTCGGCCCCGCTGGCGTCGAAGGCGGCTTCGATCACGTCCTGGTGATGGTCGGGATCACCCATATCCTCGAGCGCCCACGCCGAGGCGATGTGGCCGACCGCCCACGGAGTTCCCTCGACAATGCGCTGATAGCGCGGGACGTAGTGGTTGCCGCCAAAGCCGACGACCTGTCGCTCGCGGTGGGGCGTGACGCCGCGCCGGTTGGTTCCGGAGCCTTCGGCGTCCCCGAGTTCGAGGATCGCTCGAGCGACGGCGCGGGCTCCGTCGGGGTCGTTCCACTGGGGTTCGTCGCTGCCAAGTTCGGCGAACAGCGACGGACAGCCGACGTCCGTCGGTCCGTGGTGGGTACACTCCATGCCAACATCGTACTCTGCCGGAGCGTGCGTCTCGAACGCCTCGAGCAATCGCGCGAGCGCGTTCGGCGCTGTCTCGGCCAGCGCGTGGTCGTCGCCCCCGAACTCGGCGGGGCCGAAGTTCCCCGTGAAGTGGCCCGTCAGCAGCGCCCCGGTGTCGCCAGCGTGGCGCGAGGCGAACACGAGCAGGTCAGGATCGCCGTCGAAGGCGTCTGCGGGTCGCTCGAGGTCGATGTGTAGCTCGTCGAACGAACGCAGTTCGAAGCCGTCGGTCCGGTAGTAGGTGCCGCCGCCGTCTTCGTCCGGTCGGTCGTCGTCGATCAGTTCCGTCCAGTCGGCGCACTCACGGAGGTGCTGACAGATGTGCTCCGAGGCGCTGTCGGCTCGGCTTTCGACGATCGCGATCACGAACTGGTCTCAGGCTCGAGACGACGAATAGGCTACGTTTTTGATGCGTCCGGAGTCGACGATCTTCCGGGTGAGAAGCTACGTTACTGAATTTCTATGTATAAAATTCCCAATCAGCGACGCTGTGCATACCGCAAATCCAATCCACCCGAGAATTTCACTCCAGTCGCGGAACATAACATCATGTTGGTGGGAGAATAGAGCGAATAGTATCATCGCGATCCCGTACAACATCAGGGAATCTATTTCTTTCATTGACTCCCAATTACTTCAGAGAGTGAAAAGTTATTCTTTTTATACTACCTACTCGCCGAGATACTGCCGGTTCATCGGTTTTCGATCGTTGTTCTGTGCTGAACCAGAACGGATTACTGCAGGAGAACAGGACCAAATCACTGCGCCAGGAAGTAGATGAACCCGGCGTATCCGGCGACGAGCACGAATCCGTCGAGTCGCGTGAGTTTCCGCCCGTAGCTCATCATCGCGACCAACACGAGGGTGAAAACGATGAGCGCGGGAAATTCGAACTGGATCGTGCTCGTCGCGATCTGAATCGGCGTGATGAGCGCGACGATGCCGAGGACGGCCAACACGTTGTAGATGTTCGACCCGACGACGTTGCCGATCGCGAACTCGGTCTCGCCTCGAGCCGCGCCGATCGCCGAGGCCGCCAGTTCGGGCAGCGAGGTCCCGATGGCGAGCACCGTCAACCCGATGAACAGCTCCGAAAACCCGAAGGCAAACAGGAGTTCCGTCCCGCCCTCGATGAGCCACTGCGAGCCGACGACGAGCGTAATCAGTCCGACGAGGACTAACGCGACGTCTTTGAGCGCGATCCCGTCTCCTGCGCCGGGCTCGTCGACCGCCGGCGTCTGATCGGCGTTCGTCGTGTGAACGAGATAGACGGTGAAGCCGGCGAGGACCGCGATCAGGAGCGCCCCCTCGAGCCGGCCGATGACTCCGTCCAGTCCGATGCCGACGAGCAAGACGGCGGCCAGGACCATGAACGGGACGTGTCGCTTCATCGCGACCTCGCTGACCGAGAGCGGCTTGATCAGGGCGGAGACGCCCAGGACCAGCCCGATGTTCGCGACGTTCGACCCGAGGACGGTCCCGAGCCCGATGTCGGTCGAGACGTCGAACACCCCGGTGATCGCCACGAAGAGTTCGGGAGCGGTGGTCGCGAACGCGATGACGGTCACGCCGACCGTCGCGGCCCGGAGGCCGACTCCGAGCGCGAGTCGGCCCGCGCCGGCGACCAGTAGTTCGGCACCGGCGTAGAGGGCAACGATACCGACGACGAGTAGGGCGATCGGGACGAGAAGCTCCGAACCGGCGGGCATACCTCCGGCTTCTCAAGAATCCCGTATAAGCCGTCCGAAATGCGACTGGTCCGACCGCCAGAAGAGCGACTGGTCCGGCGGTGCGGTGTCTTTTGGATGGGACAGCGCCGTTAGCGACTGTCAGACGACGGACGCGCCGAAGTCACACCCGTTATATCCCCGCCGTCACGAGAGTTGGTATGCACGTCTTCGGTCTCATCGGCAACCCGGTCGGCCACTCGCTCTCGCCGCCCATGCACGAGGCGGCCTACGACGACCTCGACCTCGAGGGGCGATACGTCACCTTCGAACCCGACCCGAACGAACTCGAAACCGCGATCGACGGCGCGGACGCACTCGGCGTCCGCGGGCTGAACGTGACGATCCCGTTCAAACGGGACGTCCTCGATCTCGTCGAACCGGACGACCTCGCGAGTCGCATCGGGGCCGTCAACACGATCGACTTCTCCGGAGCGACGCCGACGGGCCACAACACGGACGCCGTCGGCGCGATCAGGGCGCTCCGGGACCACGACGTCGCCCTCGAGGGCGCTCGAGCGGTGGTCGTCGGCGCCGGCGGCGCGGGACGCGCGATCGCGTTCGGACTGGCCGACGCCGGCGCGACCGTCGACATCGCGAACCGCACGGAGTCGACCGCTCGCGAATTGGCCGAGTCGGTTTCGGGTGCGACCGGCCACGGACTCGACGCGCTCGGCGATCTGCTTTCGAACGCCGACATCCTGATCAACGCCACGAGCGTCGGGATGGAGTCCGACGAGTCGCCGGTGCCGGCCGACGCGCTCCACGGCGAGCTGGCGGTCATGGACGCCGTCTACCGGCCGCTCGAGACGAGGCTCCTCCGGGATTCGGAAGCCGTCGGCGCGACGACGATCGATGGCGGGTGGATGCTCCTCTACCAAGGCGTCGAAGCGCTCGAGATCTGGACCGGCGAGGACGCTCCCGTCGCGGCGATGAACGAGGCGCTTCGTCGCCGCCTGTCGGTAGATTTCACTCCCTAGATCGAACGGGTTTAAGTGAGCGAGTCAACAATGATCGCACAATGGGACTCCTGCAGAAGCTGAAGTCGGTGCTCGGTCTCGGTGACTCGGGATCCGAACGGTCGCGCTCTCGAGACGTCGGCGTCACGATCGAACGTGACCGAACCCAGACGGACGAGAGCTCCGAGGAGGCCGCGGCGGCGGACACGGCGGCCTCGAGTTCGACCGATTCGATGACCCAGTCACCGGAGTCGGCCGGCGAGGCGGCCGAACCGGCCGAAGCGACCGGCCCGACCGACGAGGACGCGACGCCGACGACCGAAAAGACACCCGAACAGGGCGACCGGGCACCGTCGCCTCCCGCCGACGCCGCCGAAGACGACGATGAGGTTGCTGCCACGGACGACACCGAAGACGTCGCGGACGACGGCGAGGACGCAACCGTTGACGATAGCGATGCGGCGACCGTGGACGACAGCAGCGAGGCGGTCGAGGACGATGGCGACGCGGAGAGCGATTCGACTGCCGGAACCGACGACGACGGAACCGGCGACGAGGCCGCGGCGGCGGATACGGCGGCCTCGAGTTCGACCGGTTCGATGACCCAGTCGCCGGAGTCGGCCGACGAGGCGGCCGAACCGGCCGAAGCGACCGGTCCGACCGGCGCGGACGCGAAACCGACGACGGACAAGACGCCATCG is a genomic window containing:
- a CDS encoding helix-hairpin-helix domain-containing protein, giving the protein MGLLQKLKSVLGLGDSGSERSRSRDVGVTIERDRTQTDESSEEAAAADTAASSSTDSMTQSPESAGEAAEPAEATGPTDEDATPTTEKTPEQGDRAPSPPADAAEDDDEVAATDDTEDVADDGEDATVDDSDAATVDDSSEAVEDDGDAESDSTAGTDDDGTGDEAAAADTAASSSTGSMTQSPESADEAAEPAEATGPTGADAKPTTDKTPSDGEPADDAEPGVDEETATEPEVDGEPTDSIKGIGPAYADRLREAGVETVDDLAAADASDLAAETDISETRLQGWIDRAEVR